One stretch of Enterobacter sp. RHBSTW-00994 DNA includes these proteins:
- a CDS encoding AzlC family ABC transporter permease, translated as MLMKTKTAHRDEATAEFRAGISACLPTIPGYWSIGFAAGAIGTLSGFTTIQTALLASVLYTGSAQFLFYSLWATGAEVASVVFSVFLVNLRYLLMSSAMSVFFREQSTTQKLISGLLLTDETFGVAVQRGSHSNHVPYAWMLGLNLAAWLNWILACVVGAWLASALPPSLMEGLSFSLVSMFIGLVLMIWFASRKKALETFSIATAVAITLLTAKQLDISVVVIIAASVAATLATLGLRLFYKGEK; from the coding sequence ATGTTGATGAAAACAAAGACCGCTCACAGGGATGAGGCAACCGCAGAATTTCGCGCCGGGATCAGCGCCTGCCTGCCGACTATTCCGGGATACTGGAGTATTGGTTTTGCCGCTGGCGCCATCGGTACGCTCTCCGGGTTTACGACCATACAAACCGCGCTGCTGGCAAGCGTCCTGTACACGGGGTCCGCACAGTTTCTGTTCTATTCCCTCTGGGCGACCGGGGCGGAGGTCGCCTCGGTGGTATTCAGCGTTTTTCTGGTGAATCTGCGCTATCTGCTAATGAGCTCCGCCATGAGCGTCTTCTTTCGCGAGCAGAGCACTACGCAAAAGCTCATCAGCGGGTTGCTGCTGACCGATGAAACCTTTGGCGTCGCCGTGCAACGCGGCAGCCATTCGAATCACGTGCCCTATGCCTGGATGCTCGGCCTCAATCTGGCCGCGTGGCTTAACTGGATCCTGGCCTGTGTCGTCGGTGCGTGGCTCGCCTCAGCGCTTCCGCCTTCGCTAATGGAAGGGCTGAGCTTCAGTCTGGTGTCGATGTTTATTGGCCTCGTGTTGATGATCTGGTTCGCCAGCCGCAAAAAAGCACTGGAAACCTTCAGTATTGCCACCGCGGTCGCGATTACGCTGCTGACAGCAAAACAGCTGGATATCAGCGTCGTAGTCATTATTGCCGCCTCTGTCGCCGCAACGCTTGCCACCCTGGGGTTACGCCTCTTTTACAAAGGGGAGAAATAA
- a CDS encoding AzlD domain-containing protein, with the protein MERNILLAIFISALVTALMRTVPILLLSRFRLAPILQQWLSFIPSAIMTAIITAELIGKPALTPSGISISLLAAAISAVAGMLTRSLFATVIAGMVAFSGLSYILM; encoded by the coding sequence ATGGAACGAAATATTCTGCTGGCGATTTTTATCTCCGCGCTGGTCACGGCGTTGATGCGCACGGTTCCGATCCTGCTGCTTTCGCGTTTTCGTCTTGCGCCCATTTTGCAGCAATGGTTGAGCTTTATTCCATCCGCCATCATGACGGCCATCATCACCGCTGAGCTGATTGGAAAACCGGCGCTAACCCCTTCGGGGATCAGTATCTCGTTGCTGGCCGCCGCCATCTCTGCCGTCGCCGGAATGCTAACCCGCAGCCTCTTCGCCACGGTCATTGCCGGGATGGTTGCCTTCTCCGGGTTAAGCTACATACTGATGTAA